Genomic window (Caldinitratiruptor microaerophilus):
CCGCGTAAAGCTGCACGGCCGCCGGGTAGAGACGGTGCTCGGCCACGAGGATCCGGGCGGCCAGGGTCTCCTCCGTGTCGTCCTCGAGCACCGGCACGGCAGCCTGGAGCACGATCGGCCCCATGTCCGTTCCGGCGTCGACGAAGTGCACGGTGCACCCGGCGACCTTCGCCCCGTGGTCGAGGGCCTGGCGCTGCGCATGGAGGCCGGGGAAGGCGGGCAGGAGGGCGGGGTGGATGTTGAGGATGCGGCCCGGGTACGCGGCGAGCAGGGGTCCGCGCAGGAGCCGCATGTACCCGGCCAGGAGGACCAGCTCGACCCCCCGGACCATGAGTGCCGAGGCCACCGCGCCCTCCTGGGCCGTCCGGTCGGGATAGGCGCGGCGGTCGGCCACCACCGTCTCGACGCCGTAGCGCCGGGCCTTCCCGAGGGCCGGAGCCTCCGGGTTGTCACTCACCACCACCGCGACGTGCGCGCTGAGGCAGCCGGCCGCCACCGCGCGCAGGAGCGCCTCCATGTTGCTCCCGCGGCCGGACACCAGGATGCCGGCGGTCACGGGCCGTGCCGCCCGGGCCCGCTCCCGCGTGAGCGGCTCGAGGGCGGCCGGGGGGAAGACGATGTCGTTCACCGCCGGATCACCACCCCGGGGCGGTCGGTCACGGTGCCGATGCGCCAGGCGGCGAGCCCGAGCTCTGCCAGCGCCGCCACCGCCGCCTCGGCGTCCTCGGGCGGGACGATGATCGCCATGCCGATCCCGAGGTTGAAGGTCCGCTCCATCTCCTCGGGGGCGACGCGCCCCAGGCGCTGGATGAGCCCGAACACCGGCGGCTCCGGCCAGGTCCCCCGGCGAAGCTCGACCCCGAGCCCGGCCGGGAGCACGCGGGGCAGGTTCTTGGCGAAGCTGCCGCCGGTGATGTGCGCCGCGGCGGCCAGGCGCACCCGCCCCCGCAGGGCCAGGAGCGCCGGCGCGTAGATGCGGGTCGGAACGAGGAGCTCCTCGGCGACGGTCCGGCCGCCCAGCTCGGGCGGGCGGTCGTCCAGGTCGAAGGCGCCGCCCCAGGGGCGCAGGAGGACCCGGCGGGCGAGGCTGTACCCGTTGGAGTGGAGCCCGCTGGACGCCAGCCCGACCACGGCGTGCCCCGGACGGACGTCGCGCCCGTCCAGGAGGCGGTCCCGGTTCACCACCCCGACGCAGAAGCCGGCCAGATCGTATTCCCCAGGCGCATAGAAGTCGGGCATCTCCGCCGTCTCCCCGCCCACGAGCGCGCACCCGGCCTGGCGGCACCCCTCGGCCACTCCGCGGACGAGCGCGTCGAGGGTCGCCTCGTCGAGGCTCCCCATGGCCACGTAGTCGAGGAAGAACAGCGGCTCGGCGCCCTGGACGGCCACGTCGTCCACGTTCATGGCCACGAGGTCGATCCCCACCGTGTCGTGCCGGCCCGCCGCCTGGGCCACCTTGAGCTTGGTGCCGACCCCGTCGGCGGAGGACACCAGCACCGGCTCGGGGTAGCGCGACACGTCGAGGGCGAACAGCCCGCCGAACCCCCCGATGTCCCCGAGCACGCCGGGCCGGTGCGTCCGCCGGGTGTGCGCCGACAGCCGGGCGATGGCACCGGCCTTGCGGGCCACGTCCACCCCGGCGGCGCGGTAGGTGAGTCCGCCCTCGTCAGGGCGCATGCCGCCTCGCCTCCAGCGCGAACTTCCCGGCCTTCTCGTCGACCGGCACGGGGTACTCGCCGGTGAAGCAGGCCATGCAGAAGCCGCTCCCGGGGTAGCCGGCCGTGCCGACCGCCCGCGCGAGCCCTTCCACCGAGAGGTAGTGCAGGCTGTCCGCCCCCACGGCCTCCCGGATGGCCTCCACGTCCCGGCCCCGGGCCACGAGGTCCCGGATGTCGGCGGTGTCGATCCCGTAGTGGCAGCCGAACCGGTACGGAGGGGAGGCGATCCGCAGGTGCACCTCCCGGGCCCCGGCCTCCCGGAGGAGGGAGATCAGGTGCCGGATGGTGGTGCCCCGCACGATCGAGTCGTCCACCAGCACCACCCGCTTGCCCTCCAGGATCAGGCGCAGCGGGTTGTGCTTGATCTTCACCCCCTGGGCCCGCAGGCCCTGCTGGGGCTGGATGAACGTGCGGCCGATGTACCGGTTCTTGATCAGGCCCATCTCGTACGGGATGCCGCTCGCCTCGGCGAACCCGGTGGCGGCGGAGATCGAGGAGTCCGGCACGCCGATCACCAGGTCGGCCTCGACCGGCGCCTCCCGCCACAGCTCCCGGCCCATCTCCTTGCGGGCCGCGTGGACGTTGCGGCCCTGGAGGTTCGAGTCGGGCCGGGCGAAGTACACGTACTCGAACACGCAGATCCGGCTGGGGCTGGCAGCCGGAAGGGCCTGGCGCGAGCGGAGGTGCCCGTCCCGGATCATCACCAGCTCGCCCGGGGCCACGTCCCGCACGAACTCGGCGCCCACCGTGTCGAAGGCGCAGGTCTCGGAGGCCACCAGCCAGGCGTCCCCGAGCCGCCCCAGGCTCAGCGGGCGGATGCCGTGCGGGTCGCGCACCGCCAGGAGCCGGTCCTCGGTGAGCAGCACCAGGGCGTAGCCACCGGTGAGCTCCTGCAGGGCCACCACCAGCGCCTCCTCGATCCCGCCGCCCCCCCGGTGGCGGGCGATCAGGTGGGCGAGCACCTCCGTGTCGCTGGTGGTGCTGAAGATCGCCCCCTCGTCCTCCAGCCGGGCCCGGACGGCCCTGGCGGTGACGAAGTTGCCGTTGTGCGCGACCGCCAGGCTGCCGCGGCGGGTCTCGACGACGATGGGCTGCGCGTTGGCCAGCGTCGACGAGCCGGTCGTCGAGTAGCGCACGTGGCCGACGGCGTGCGGGCCCTGCAGGCGGGCCAGGTCCTCGTCCCGGAACACGTCGGTGACGAGGCCCATGCCCCGGTGGCTCAGGAGCCGGTCGCCGGTCGAGACCGCGATGCCCGCCGACTCCTCCCCGCGGTGCTGGAGGGCATACAGGCCGTAGTACGTGAGGCGGGCGGCCTCCGGGTGCCCGTAGACCCCGAAGACGCCGCACTCGTCGCGGGGGCCCTTGCCGGGCACGGGCCGGAACGCCCCCACGGCGAGCCGGAGGTCGGGGGCTATGCGCCCACCCAACGGGGAAGTCCCTCCTTCCATTCGCGCTGCAGGTCGGCCACGGGCAGGTCCACTACCTCGGCCCGGCGGTACACCCCGGGGTAGTGACCGGGGGCCAGGACCGCTACCCGGAAGCGGCCGTCTCCGGTCACGTCGCCGAGGAGCCGGTACGGCACCTTCTGCGCCATGAACAGGGCGGTCAGCCGGACCACGTCGTCCCGGCGGCAGGTGACGATCACCCGGGACTGGTCCTCCCCGAAGAGAGCCGCGTCGACCCGGCTGTCCTCCACGAACAGGCTCACCTGCGCGCCGAGCCCCGGCGCCCGGGCCGCCACCGCCATCTCGGCCAGGGCGACCGCCAGACCGCCCTCCGCCACGTCGTGCGCGGCGGTGGCGAGCCCCTGCCGCACGGCCTCCCGGACGGCGGCCTGCACGCGCCGCTCGAGGTCGAGGTCCAGGGGCGGGGCGTCCCCGGCGACAAGGCCGTGGACGACCTTGAGGTACTCGGTCCCGCCGAGGTGGCGGGCCACCGGAGGCCCGACCAGCACGATCACGTCGCCCACCGCCGCGAGCCCCATCCCGGCGTGGCGGCCGACGTCCGGGTGCACGCCCACCATGCCGATCGTGGGGGTGGGGTAGATCGCCTCGCCGTCGCGCTCGTTGTACAGGGACACGTTCCCGCCGGTGACCGGCGTGCCCAGAGCCCGGCAGGCCTCGGCGATGCCCTCGATGGCCTCGTCCAGCTGCCAGTAGATCTCCGGCTTCTCGGGGTTGCCGAAGTTGAGGTTGTTCGTGATCGCCACCGGCTCGGCGCCGGTCACGGACACGTTGCGGGCGGCCTCGGCGACCGCGATCGCCGCGCCCCGCCGCGGGTTCAGGTAGCAGTAGCGGCCGTTCCCGTCGATCTTGAGGGCCACGCCCCTGTCCGTGCCCGGGAGCCGCAGGAGCGCGGCGTCGCCTCCCGGCCCCACGACGGTGCCGAGGAGCACCATGTGGTCGTACTGGCGGTAGATCCACTCCCGGCTGCACAGGTTGGGCGAGGCCAGGAGCTGGAGCAGCACCCGTCCGTAGTCCTCGGGCTCCGGCAGCGTGCGGAGGTCGTAGCCGCGCAGCGCAGCCAGGTAGGCCGGCTCCCGCTTCTCCGGCGTGTAGGTCGGCGCGCCGCCGGCCAGGGAGGCCACGGGAACCTCGGCGACGACCGCTTCGCCGTCGCGGACGCGGAAGAGGCCGTCGCCCGTGACGTGGCCGATCACGGCGGCCTCGAGCCCCCACTTCGCGAAGATGCGGCGCGCCTCGTCCTCCCGGCCCCGCTCGAGACAGACCACCATCCGCTCCTGCGACTCGGAGATCATGACCTCCCAGGGCAGCATGCCCGCCTCGCGGCGGGGCACCCGCCGCACGTCGATCTCCATGCCCACCCCGCCCCGGTGGGCCATCTCGGCGCAGGCGGAGGTGAGCCCCGCGGCGCCGCAGTCCTGGATGCCCACCACGGAGCCCGTCTCGTAGAGCTCGAGGCACGCTTCCAGGAGGAGCTTCTCGAGGAAAGGGTCCCCCACCTGGACGGAAGGCCGCCGCTCCTCGCTCGCCTCGCCGAGCTCCTCGGAGGCGAAGGAGGCGCCGCCGATGCCGTCCCGGCCCGTGCGCGCCCCCACGACGAGCACCGGGTTGCCCTCGCCGCGCGCGACGCCCCGCCGGATCCCGCCCTCCGCGACCAGCCCGGCGCACATCGCGTTGACGATGCAGTTACCGCCGTACGCCTCCTCGAAGTAGACCTCCCCGCCCACCGTGGGTACGCCCATGCAGTTGCCGTAGTGGCCGATGCCGGCCACGACGCCGCCCAGCAGGTAGCGCTGGCGGGGGTCGCCGGGCGGGCCGAACCGGAGCGAGTCGAGCAGGGCGATGGGGCGGGCGCCCATGGTGAAGATGTCCCGCAGGATGCCCCCCACGCCCGTGGCCGCCCCCTGCAGCGGCTCGATGTACGACGGGTGGTTGTGGGACTCGACCTTGAAGGCGAGGTGGAGCCCGTCGCCCAGGTCGACGACGCCGGCGTTCTCGCCCGGGCCCTGGATCACCCGCGGGCCTTCGGTGGGCAGCTTCTTCAGGAGGGGGCGAGAGTGCTTGTAGGCGCAGTGCTCCGACCAGAGCACGCCGTACATGCGGATCTCGGTCTCGTTGGGCTCCCGTCCGATCTGCTCGCAGATGAGCCGGTACTCGCTCTCCCTGAGCCCCACCTGCCGCCAGAGCTCAGACACGGACGGCCCTCCCCTCGGACAGGTAGCGGATCACGGAGAGGAAGACGAGCCGGCCGTCCTCGGAACCGAGCACGGCCTCCGCCGCCCGCTCCGGGTGCGGCATGATCCCCAGCACGTTCCCCTGCTCGTTCGTGATGCCGGCGATGTTCGCCACGGAGCCGTTCGGATTCGACTCCGGGGTGATCTCCCCGTCTGGCGTCGCGTAGCGGAACAGGACCTGCCCCCGCGCCTCGAGGCGCGCCAGCGTCTCCGGGTCCACGTAGTAGTTCCCCTCGCCGTGGCTGACCGGGATCCGGAGAACCTGCCCCGGCGCGCAGGCGGCCGTGAAGGGGGTGTCCGCGCGCTCGACCCGCACGTGGGTCCACCCGCACACGAAGCGCAGGGACCGGTTGCGCTGGAAGGCGCCGGGGAGCAGGCCCGCCTCGCAGAGGATCTGGAACCCGTTGCAGATGCCGAGCACCAGGCCGCCCCGCGCCGCGTGCTCCGCCACGCGCTCCATGACCGGCGCGAAGCGGGCGATCGCCCCCGTCCGCAGGTAGTCCCCGTAGGAGAAACCTCCGGGGAGGATCAGGCAGTCGTACGGATCCGGAGCCCGGTCCTGGTGCCATACATAGGCAGCGTCCTGGCCCAGCACGCGGGTGAGGACGTGGTAGGTGTCCATCTCGCAGTTGGTGCCCGGGAACACGACAATGCCGAAGCGCGCCTTCACGGCCCCCCGGCCTCCCCTGGCCCGGCCGGCCGGCCCGGGACCGGCGCGCGGGCGGCGGGAGCGGGGGCGACCTGCACCGTGAACGTCTCGAGGACGGGGTTGGCGAGCAGCCGCTCCCCCACCTCCCGGACCCGCTCCCGGGCCGCCTCCTCCGACGGCGCCTCCAGCCAGAGCTCGATCAGCTTGCCGACGCGGACCTCCTCGAAGCCCTCGTAGCCGAGCGCCGCCAGGGCGGACCGGACGGTCGCGCCCTGCGGGTCGAGCACGCCATGCTTCAGCGTCACCCGCACCTCGGCCTTGTACCGCACCCCTCCGGCCCCTCCCTTCCGTCCGGAGCTCTCAGGACAGCACCGGGCGCAGCCGCTCCAGGACACTCCGGTAGCGGGCCGCCGTCTCGGCCACCCGATCCGGCGGCAGCGGCGGGGCCGGCGGCTCCTTGTTCCACCCGCTCGCCTCCGCCCAGTCCCGGATCGGCTGCTTGTCCAGGCTGTCGATCGGCTCGCCCACCCGGTACCGCTCCACCGGCCAGTACCGGGAGGAGTCCGGGGTGAACGCCTCGTCGATGAGGATCAGACGATCGCCGTCCCACCCGAACTCCAGCTTCGTGTCGGCCAGCAAGATCCCGGCCCGCTCGGCCCGCTCGGCGGCGAACCGGTAGAGGGCCAGGCTCAGGTCCCTGAGCCGGAAGGCCGTCTCCTGGCCGAAGCGGCGGGCCACCTCGTCCAGCGTCACGTTCTCGTCGTGTCCGACGTCGTTCTTGAGGGCAGGCGTGAAGATGGGCTCGGGCAGCCGGGCGTTGAGGGAGAGCCCGGCCGGGAGCTTCACGCCGCAGACGGCGCCCGTCTGGCGGTACTCCTTCCACCCGGAGCCCGCCAGGTAGCCGCGCACGACGCACTCCACGTCGATCCGCCGCGCCCGCCGCACGACCACGGACCGGCCGGCCAGGAGGGCCTCGTGTTCCGGACGCAGGCCAAGGCCGGCCACCGAGGTCGTCACGACATGGTTGGGGACGATCGACTCCGTCGCGCGGAACCACAGCACGCTGAGCTCGGTCAGCACCCGGCCCTTGCCGGGGATGCCGGTGGGAAAGACCACGTCAAAGGCAGAGAGGCGGTCGGTCGCCACCATGAGGAGGCGGTCGCCCAGGTCGAACATCTCCCGGACCTTGCCGCGGTGCACGAGGGGCAGCCCGAGGTCCGGGCACGTGAGAAGGACATCGCCGTTCACCGAGACACCTCCTGGAGGACGGATCAGGAAAGGTAGGTGGAGAGCAGCAGGGCGACCCCGAAGCCGGCCAGGGCCGCGAGGACGGCCCGCAGGTGGACCGGCCAGCGCCGGGGCCAGACGAACATCAGGAGGACCGTGGCCAGAAGCCCGGCCAGAGCGCCGACGAGGAGACCGACCAACGGGTACACCTCCGGGGACCGGCGCGGCCTAGATGAGACCCAGCCGGCGGAAGATCGTGTCCACGTGCCGGAGGTTCCTGCGGTCGTCGAAGCAGGCCGCGATCTCCTCCGGGGTCAGGCGCGCGGTCACCTCCGGGTCCCGGGCGACCCGCTCGCGGAAGCTGACCGGGCTACCCCAGGCCTCCATGGCCAGGCGCTGCACCCGCGCGTAGGCCTCATCCCGCGACATCCCCTTCTCGACCAGGGCGAGGAGCACCCGGCCGGAGTGCACCAGTCCGCCCGTGAGGCCGGCCACGGCCTCCATGCGTTCCGGGTAGACGTGCATGTTCTCCACGAGCCAGACGGTGCGGTCCAGCAGGTAGTCGGCGAGGATGGTGCTGTCCGGAAGGATGATCCGCTCCACCGAGGAGTGGGAGATGTCCCGCTCGTGCCAGAGCGCGATGTCCTCCAGCGCCGCCACGGCGTTTGCCCGCAGCACGCGGGCGAGCCCGCAGATCTGCTCCGCACCCACAGGGTTGCGCTTGTGGGGCATGGCGGACGAGCCCTTCTGACCGGCCGCGAAGGGCTCTTCCACCTCCCGGCCCTCGGTCCGCTGAAGGAGCCGCACCTCGAGGGCGATCTTCTCGAGGGTGCCGCCGAGGATGGCCAGGGCAGTCATCAGCTCGGCGTGGCGGTCCCGCTGCAGCACCTGGGTGCTGATGGGCGCGGGGGCCAGCCCCATCTTCTCGCACACGTACTGCTCGACGAAGGGGTCGATGTTGCCGTAGTTCCCCACGGCCCCGGAGATCTTGCCGACGGCGATGCCGCGGCGGGCCCGCTCGAGGCGCTCCCGGTTCCGCTGCATCTCGGCGTACCACAGGGCGAGCTTGAGACCGAAGGTGGTGGGCTCGGCGTGCACGCCGTGCGTGCGGCCCATGATCAGGGTGTCCTTGAACTCCACCGCGCGGCGCGCGAGCACCGCCAGGAGGCGATCGGCGCCCGCCAGGATCTCGTCCATCGCCTCCACGAGGAGGGCGGACAGGGCCGTGTCCACGACGTCGCTCGATGTGAGCCCGTAGTGGACGAAGCGCGCGGCCGGGCCCATGCGCTCGGCAACGGCCTGCACGAAGGCGATCACGTCGTGCCGCGTCTCCCGCTCGATCTCGGCGACCCGCTCCACGAACCGGGCGTCGACGGGGAAGCGCCTCTGCCGGATCTCCTCCACGGCCTCCCGGGGGATCCGGCCGAGCTCCGCCCACGCCTCGCAGGCGTACAGCTCGACGTCGAGCCAGCGCTCGAAGCGGTGCTCCGGGGACCAGATGCGGCGCATCGCCGGTCGGGTATAGCGCTCGATCACAGGCCATCGCCCCCATCACGGCAATCCCGCGGCTCCGGTCGGCCGGCCGGCTGGCGTCCCGCGCCGGGCCTGGCCTGCCTCCCGGCGTGCGGCGGCGGTCAGCCCGCCGTACCCGGCGAGCCGGCCGCCCCCCGGTCCCTGTAGCGGGCGAACGTCTCCTCCGCCTTCGCCGCCAGCGCCGCCTTGTGCCGGCGGACGCGCTCGCGCAGGGCCGGGTCGGCCACGGCGAGGATCTGGGCGGCCAGGTGCGCCGCGTTGCGGGCGCCGTCGACCGCCACCGTGGCCACCGGCACCCCCGGCGGCATCTGCACGATGCTGTAGAGGGCGTCCACGCCGCCCAGGCTGCTTCCGCCCAGCGGCACGCCGATGACCGGCAGGGGGGTCCACGCCGCCACGACACCGGGCAGGTGCGCGGCCATGCCGGCCGCGGCGATGATCACCTCCAGCCCCCGGGCCTCAGCCCCGCCGGCCCACTCCTGCACCAGGCGGGGGGACCGGTGGGCCGACGCCACGGCGAGCTCGTAAGGGATCCCGTACTCCTCCAGGATGGCCAGGGCGTCCTGCATGCGGGGCAGGTCGCTCTCGCTGCCCAGGATGACGCCAACCCGAGCCCGTGCCACGAGACGGACACCTCCGCCTTGCGCCTCTATTGTACCGCCGTGAGGTTTACCGGAAGATGAACTGCCACAGGCCGAACAGCTCGACGGTGAAGAGGGCCGACACCACCCACAGGAGCGGGTGCACGTCCCGCGCCCTGCCCCGGAAGAGCTTCAGCAGCACGTAGGACACGAAGCCGAGGCCGATCCCGTGGGAGATGTTGAACGTGAGGGGCATGCCCAGGAGGGTGAGGAACGCCGGGATGCCGTCCTCCGGGTTTCCGAACTCGATCTCCCGCACCACGCTCATCATCAGGAAGCCCACGATGATGAGGGCCGGAGCTGTTGCCGCCGACGGCACGATCCCCACGACCGGGGCGAAGAAGATCGCCAGCAGGAAGAGGAGCCCGGTGACGACGGACGTCAGGCCGGTGCGGCCGCCCTCGCCGACGCCGGAGGCCGACTCGATGTAGGTCGTGATCGAGGAGCAGCCCAGAAACCCGCCCGTGACGGCGGCGAGCGAGTCCACCAAGAGGACGTTCCGCAGCCGGGGCACCGTCCCGTCCGGGCGCAGGTATCCGGCCTCTCCGCCGACCGCCACCACGGTTCCCATCGTGTCGAAGAAGTCGGTCATGAGGAAGGCGAAGATGAACGACCAGGCGCTCAGGTTCAGGACCACGGAGAAGTCCAGCCGGCCGATCGTGGCCAGGGACTCGGCCGTGGGCAGGCTCAGCCACGTTTCGGGAAGCCGGGCCTGACCCGTGAAGAAGGCGACCAGGGTGGTGCCCAGGATCCCCAGGAGAAGCGCCCCGCGAACCCGCCGCACCACGAGCAGCAGCGTCAGCGCCAGGCCGAAGAGCGCCAGGAGCGCCGCCGGCTCCCGCAGGTTGCCGAGCGCCACGTACGTCGGGTTGGAGATCACGGGCTGCCCGCCCGGCCCCGGCACGATGGTTGCCGTGTGCGTGATGATCCCCGCGTTCTTGAGCCCGATGAAGGCGATGAAGAGTCCGATGCCGACGCCGATCGCGCGCTTCAGGTTAGCCGGGATCGCGTTCATCACGGACTCGCGGGCGCCGGTCAGCACGAGCAGGGTGACGAGCAGGCCCTCCCAGAACACGATCCCCATGGCCTGCTGCCAGGTGTATCCCGCGCCCAGGACGACGCCGAAGGCCAGCACGGCGTTGAGGCCCATGCCGGAGGCGAGAGCGAGCGGGTAGTTGCTGGCCAGTCCCATGAGAATCGTCATGACCCCGGCGCCGAGCGCCGTGGCGACCGCCGCCGCCTGCCGGGGGACGCCCGCCGCGCCGAGGATGTCCGGGTTGACGAAGATGATGTAGGCCATCGTCATGAACGTGACGATCCCGGCGATGACCTCCGTCCGGACGTCGGTGCCGGCTTCCCGCAGCCGGAACCACCGGTCCAGGGCCCCCGATCCGCCCACCGCCTTCGGCGCGCCTCGCTGCTCCAGAGCTTCCCGAGCCACCGGATGCCCTCCTTCGCAGGGTAAGCCTAGTGTGTGGAGACGCCGGGCCGGCCATCGCGGCGGCCCGAATGAAGACCCGGGCGAGGTGGTTTCGTCGTGAAACCTCCCCGCCCGGGCTTTTGTCCCGCCGGTGTAGCGCCGCAAGGCCGGCGCCTGTGCCGCTCGGTCGCAGCCGGGTGGCCCGCCCCGGCGGAGTTGCCCCGCCCGCCGGCCACCCGCGGAACCCTAGGCACACTTTCACCCGACTATGCGGTTGGACTGCCGGCTGCGCCCGCGCGAGCGCCCGGCACGAGAACATCGTAGCGGACCTCCCGATGAAATGTCAACCTCAAGGGGCGAATGTTTTAGTGCTGCAGGCGGCTTTTGTTCGGAACCAAGGCGTATGGAACCAGTTCGTCGCCCGCCAGCGTGAAGAGGCGGGGGGAGATCCGGTACCGGGTGGCGCGGTACACCTCCCGTACCATCTGCGCCACGTCCTCCACCACCGACCGGTCCGCGTCGCCGAGGGCCACCAGGAAGTCACGGCCGGGCACGGCCACGACGAGCCGCCCCTCTACCTCCTGCCGCAGGGCCTGGATCTGCTCCCGCAGGAGGAGCCGGCTGGCGTCGTACCCGTCGAAGGACTCGCACACCATTCGGAGCCTGGGGCCGTGACCCAGCCGCTTCCACGGGATGCGCGGGGTCGAGCGGGCCAGGTTCTCCACGGCCGTCGGGAGCAGCTCCTGGAAGCGCTTCCCCCAGCGCTCGAGGACACCCTGCGTGACGAAACGGTACCCGTGGGCGGCGTCCACCACCAGGGCAACGCAGAGCCCGGGCGCAAGGGGGTGCGTGGGCACCGTCCGACGTGCACCGAGCCAGTTCGCGCCCCACCGCGCGGGGATGATCTGCGGGCGGATCGACGCCACCTCGGGCGACGCGCCCGCGGACAGATTCGCCGGGCTCCGCACCTGGGCCCGACGGGAGATGAGGTGCACGGGACTCGTCCCGGTGGCCGGCGAAGGCCGGCGATGGAGGTCGCCCCACAAACCACGTCCCTCCCTTTGCCTCGGAGATCGGGATCTTCTCGGCCGGCACCGTGTCAGCGACAGCCTCATCCGGCCCCCCGTCCACCAAGCAAATACGAAAAGCGGGCCGCCGGGTTCGCTCCGCCTCGGGCCAGGGCCAGCCCGGCAGACCGCCTTCCTGCCGTCCGGGAACGGTCACTCCCACTCGATGGTACCCGGCGGCTTCGTCGTGATGTCGTACACCACCCGGTTCACGTGCGGCACCTCGCCCACGATCCGGCTCATGATCCGCTCCAGGACCTCGTACGGGAAACGGAAGAAGTCCGCCGTCATCCCGTCCTCGCTGGTCACCGCCCGCAGGACGATCGGGTACGCGTAGGTGCGCCCGTCCCCCATCACTCCGACGCTGCGGACGTCCGGAAGCACCGCGAAGGCCTGCCAGATCCGGTCGTAGAGACCGGCACGGCGGATCTCCTCCAGAAAGATCGCGTCGGCCTGGCGCAGGATGGCGAGGCGCTCCGGGGTCACCTCACCCAGGACCCGGATGGCCAGCCCCGGGCCCGGGAACGGGTGCCGCCCCACCAGCTCGTCCGGAAGGCCCAGCGCCCGGCCGACCTCGCGCACCTCGTCCTTGAACAGCAGGCGCAGCGGCTCGACCAGCTCCAGGCCCAGGTCCTCCGGGATGCCGCCGACGTTGTGGTGGGTCTTGATCACGGCCCCCCCGCCGGACGCGCCGGACTCGACCACGTCCGGATAGATCGTTCCCTGCACCAGGAAGCCGACCTCGCCGAGGCGGCGCGCTTCCTCCTCGAAGACCCGGATGAACTCCCGGCCGACGATGCGGCGCTTCTCCTCCGGGTCGGTGACTCCCCGCAGCCGGGCGAGGAACCGGTCGGCAGCGTCCACGTGCACGAGCGGGATGTGGAAGTGGTCGCGGAAGGTGCGGGTGACCTGCTCGGCCTCACCCGCACGCAGGAGCCCGTGGTCGACGAAGATCGCCGTGAGACGGTCGCCGATGGCCCGGTGCACCAGCACGGCCGCCACCGAGCTGTCCACCCCGCCGGACAGGGCCACGAGGGCGCGGCCCGTTTCTCCCACCTGCCGGCGCACGGCGGCGACCGCCGAGTCGATCACGCTGTCCACGGTCCAGTCCCCGCGCAGGCCGCACACCCGGAACAGGAAGTTCTCCAGCACCTGCTTGCCCTGGACCGTGTGCACGACCTCCGGGTGGAACTGCACGCCGTACAGGCGCCGGGCGGGGTCGCCGATCACCGCCGTCGGGGTGGCGTCGGTTCGTGCCAGGACCTGGAAACCGGGGGGCGGGCTGATGACCGAGTCCCCGTGGCTCATCCACACCTGGGTGACCGGGTCGAGCCCGCGCAGGAGCGGGGAGTCCGGCACCTCCACCGACAGCATGGCCTTGCCGTACTCGCCGCGCTCGGCGCGGCGCACGTCGCCCCCGAGTTCGTACGCCATGAGCTGCATGCCGTAACAGAT
Coding sequences:
- a CDS encoding phosphoribosylaminoimidazolesuccinocarboxamide synthase, whose product is MNGDVLLTCPDLGLPLVHRGKVREMFDLGDRLLMVATDRLSAFDVVFPTGIPGKGRVLTELSVLWFRATESIVPNHVVTTSVAGLGLRPEHEALLAGRSVVVRRARRIDVECVVRGYLAGSGWKEYRQTGAVCGVKLPAGLSLNARLPEPIFTPALKNDVGHDENVTLDEVARRFGQETAFRLRDLSLALYRFAAERAERAGILLADTKLEFGWDGDRLILIDEAFTPDSSRYWPVERYRVGEPIDSLDKQPIRDWAEASGWNKEPPAPPLPPDRVAETAARYRSVLERLRPVLS
- the purB gene encoding adenylosuccinate lyase produces the protein MIERYTRPAMRRIWSPEHRFERWLDVELYACEAWAELGRIPREAVEEIRQRRFPVDARFVERVAEIERETRHDVIAFVQAVAERMGPAARFVHYGLTSSDVVDTALSALLVEAMDEILAGADRLLAVLARRAVEFKDTLIMGRTHGVHAEPTTFGLKLALWYAEMQRNRERLERARRGIAVGKISGAVGNYGNIDPFVEQYVCEKMGLAPAPISTQVLQRDRHAELMTALAILGGTLEKIALEVRLLQRTEGREVEEPFAAGQKGSSAMPHKRNPVGAEQICGLARVLRANAVAALEDIALWHERDISHSSVERIILPDSTILADYLLDRTVWLVENMHVYPERMEAVAGLTGGLVHSGRVLLALVEKGMSRDEAYARVQRLAMEAWGSPVSFRERVARDPEVTARLTPEEIAACFDDRRNLRHVDTIFRRLGLI
- the purE gene encoding 5-(carboxyamino)imidazole ribonucleotide mutase, which codes for MARARVGVILGSESDLPRMQDALAILEEYGIPYELAVASAHRSPRLVQEWAGGAEARGLEVIIAAAGMAAHLPGVVAAWTPLPVIGVPLGGSSLGGVDALYSIVQMPPGVPVATVAVDGARNAAHLAAQILAVADPALRERVRRHKAALAAKAEETFARYRDRGAAGSPGTAG
- a CDS encoding NCS2 family permease; this encodes MAREALEQRGAPKAVGGSGALDRWFRLREAGTDVRTEVIAGIVTFMTMAYIIFVNPDILGAAGVPRQAAAVATALGAGVMTILMGLASNYPLALASGMGLNAVLAFGVVLGAGYTWQQAMGIVFWEGLLVTLLVLTGARESVMNAIPANLKRAIGVGIGLFIAFIGLKNAGIITHTATIVPGPGGQPVISNPTYVALGNLREPAALLALFGLALTLLLVVRRVRGALLLGILGTTLVAFFTGQARLPETWLSLPTAESLATIGRLDFSVVLNLSAWSFIFAFLMTDFFDTMGTVVAVGGEAGYLRPDGTVPRLRNVLLVDSLAAVTGGFLGCSSITTYIESASGVGEGGRTGLTSVVTGLLFLLAIFFAPVVGIVPSAATAPALIIVGFLMMSVVREIEFGNPEDGIPAFLTLLGMPLTFNISHGIGLGFVSYVLLKLFRGRARDVHPLLWVVSALFTVELFGLWQFIFR
- a CDS encoding DUF1444 family protein, translated to MHLISRRAQVRSPANLSAGASPEVASIRPQIIPARWGANWLGARRTVPTHPLAPGLCVALVVDAAHGYRFVTQGVLERWGKRFQELLPTAVENLARSTPRIPWKRLGHGPRLRMVCESFDGYDASRLLLREQIQALRQEVEGRLVVAVPGRDFLVALGDADRSVVEDVAQMVREVYRATRYRISPRLFTLAGDELVPYALVPNKSRLQH
- the guaA gene encoding glutamine-hydrolyzing GMP synthase; this encodes MSSELTVVVDFGAQYNQLIARRIRESRVYCEIWPPTTPVEQYRARNVRAIVLSGGPASVYAESAPRIDPAVFELGIPVLGICYGMQLMAYELGGDVRRAERGEYGKAMLSVEVPDSPLLRGLDPVTQVWMSHGDSVISPPPGFQVLARTDATPTAVIGDPARRLYGVQFHPEVVHTVQGKQVLENFLFRVCGLRGDWTVDSVIDSAVAAVRRQVGETGRALVALSGGVDSSVAAVLVHRAIGDRLTAIFVDHGLLRAGEAEQVTRTFRDHFHIPLVHVDAADRFLARLRGVTDPEEKRRIVGREFIRVFEEEARRLGEVGFLVQGTIYPDVVESGASGGGAVIKTHHNVGGIPEDLGLELVEPLRLLFKDEVREVGRALGLPDELVGRHPFPGPGLAIRVLGEVTPERLAILRQADAIFLEEIRRAGLYDRIWQAFAVLPDVRSVGVMGDGRTYAYPIVLRAVTSEDGMTADFFRFPYEVLERIMSRIVGEVPHVNRVVYDITTKPPGTIEWE